The Bosea sp. 685 DNA window GCGAACATGCCGATCGCGGCGAGATTGCCGATCGGATTGCCGATCTGCACCATCGAGCCGAGCAAGCCGCGATGCTTCGCCGGGGCGTTCTCGACCACCATCAGCACGGCACCGCCCCATTCGCCGCCAAGGCCAATCCCTTGCAGGAAACGCAGCGCCACCAGCATGATCGGCGCGGCGACGCCGATCTGCTCATAGGTCGGGAGAAGGCCGATCAGAAAGGTGCCGAGCCCCATGATGATGATCGTCATCGACAGCATCGCCTTGCGGCCGAGGCGGTCGCCGTAATGGCCGAAGATCGCCGCACCCAGAGGCCGCGCGAGGAAGCCGATCGCGTAGGTGCCGAAAGCGGCGATGGTGCCGATGGCGGGGTCGACGTTGGGAAAGAACAGCTTGTTGAAGACGAGCGCGCTCGCCGTGCCGTAGATCAGGAAGTCGTACCATTCGACCGCTGTGCCGAGGACGCTGGAGACGACGACGCGACGCATCTGCCTGGCCTTGTCGGCAACCTCGTCGCTGAGAGATAGGCCTTGCGCTATGCTCATGTTGACCTCCTTGCCGCAGGCGCCGGCCACCGCCCCGATCGGTGACATCCTGTGAGCCCCGCGGATTGGGTGGAAAAGTCATCATGTTTACTGACAGAAATCAACGCGACGCGCTGCACGAAATTGCGGCGGCTCCGCCTGAATCATATCGTGAACGCCCAATATCGCGACATTTTGCCTATAACAGAGGCGCAACCTGGAGGGCGTCGGCGAGCGGAGCCTCTGCGAAAGTTTACTGATGGTATCGCGAATCGAGCATTGCGGGCCGCCATGCGCCTCGCCATATTGCCGCCCGCCAATGAGGGTCGACGCGTGACGGACGAGTACAGGGACGAGCGCATCGGCGCGAACCTCAAGGACACGCGCCTGGCCCGCAGCCTGACGCTAGACAAGCTCGCAGCCCTGAGCGGGCTAACCCGCGGCTATCTCTCGCTGGTGGAACGCGGCTTGAAGACGCCATCGATCGCGGCGCTCGTCCGCATCGCCAATGCGCTCGACGTCAACATCACGCAATTATTCAACAAGAATTCGGCTCCCGCGCCGCAATATTCGCTCTATCGGCGCGAGGACGAAGACCGGCCAAAGGTCGGCTATGGCGGTTTCTGGCTGTCGCCGCTGGCGGCGGCCCGAACGGGCAAGATCATGGAGCCTTTCGTCATGCAGCCGCCGTTCAAATCGGCAGCACGCGCCAGCCATGCCGGCGAAGAGATGCTCTATGTCCTCAGCGGCCAGATCGGCATCAAGATGGCAGGCGAGGAG harbors:
- a CDS encoding XRE family transcriptional regulator, coding for MNAQYRDILPITEAQPGGRRRAEPLRKFTDGIANRALRAAMRLAILPPANEGRRVTDEYRDERIGANLKDTRLARSLTLDKLAALSGLTRGYLSLVERGLKTPSIAALVRIANALDVNITQLFNKNSAPAPQYSLYRREDEDRPKVGYGGFWLSPLAAARTGKIMEPFVMQPPFKSAARASHAGEEMLYVLSGQIGIKMAGEEILLNPGDCLYFSSDTQHEVRSIGSKKAEALVVIAAPPA